In the genome of Campylobacter concisus, one region contains:
- the ispG gene encoding flavodoxin-dependent (E)-4-hydroxy-3-methylbut-2-enyl-diphosphate synthase: MQRYPTKQIKIRNVLIGGDAPISVQSMTFSKTKDVKGTLEQIQRLYFAGCDIVRCAVFDKEDASALKQIVAGSPIPVVADIHFNHTYALIVSEFVDAIRINPGNIGSAKNIKAVVDACKQRNLPIRIGVNSGSLEKQFEDRYGRTVEAMVESAMYNIKLLEDFDFTDIKISLKSSDVERTMQAYRALRPKTNYPFHLGVTEAGTTFHATIKSAIALGGLLLDGIGDTMRVSITGELEEEIKVAKAILKDSGRQKEGLNIISCPTCGRLQADLMAAVKLVEEKTKGIKEPLNVSVMGCVVNAIGEAKGADVAIAFGKGNGMIMRHGEVVARLPESELVDRFLQEIDDEIKSRD; encoded by the coding sequence TTGCAACGATACCCAACAAAACAGATAAAAATTCGCAATGTTTTAATAGGCGGTGACGCACCGATCTCCGTGCAATCAATGACATTTTCAAAGACAAAAGACGTTAAAGGCACGCTTGAGCAGATACAAAGGCTATATTTTGCAGGCTGTGATATCGTGCGCTGCGCAGTTTTTGACAAAGAGGACGCCAGCGCGCTAAAGCAGATCGTTGCGGGCTCACCTATTCCAGTCGTTGCAGATATTCATTTTAACCACACCTATGCGCTCATCGTTAGTGAATTTGTCGATGCTATCCGCATAAATCCAGGTAACATTGGCTCAGCTAAAAACATAAAAGCGGTCGTTGATGCCTGCAAACAGCGAAATTTACCTATCCGAATAGGTGTAAATTCTGGATCGCTTGAAAAGCAGTTTGAAGACCGCTACGGCCGCACGGTGGAGGCTATGGTGGAGAGTGCGATGTATAACATCAAGCTTCTTGAGGATTTTGACTTTACAGACATTAAAATTTCGCTCAAATCAAGCGACGTCGAGCGTACTATGCAAGCTTATAGGGCGCTTCGTCCAAAGACAAACTACCCATTTCACCTTGGTGTTACTGAGGCAGGTACCACTTTTCATGCGACTATCAAGTCCGCGATCGCTCTTGGTGGGTTACTACTTGATGGCATTGGCGATACGATGAGAGTTAGCATTACAGGCGAGCTAGAAGAAGAGATCAAAGTCGCAAAGGCGATCTTAAAAGATAGCGGCCGCCAAAAAGAGGGTCTAAATATCATCTCATGCCCAACCTGCGGGCGTTTACAAGCTGATCTAATGGCAGCAGTAAAGCTCGTAGAAGAAAAAACAAAAGGCATAAAAGAGCCGTTAAACGTCTCGGTCATGGGCTGCGTGGTAAATGCTATCGGCGAGGCAAAAGGTGCAGATGTTGCCATAGCATTTGGAAAAGGCAATGGCATGATAATGCGTCATGGCGAAGTGGTCGCAAGGCTGCCTGAGAGCGAGCTTGTAGATAGATTTTTACAAGAGATCGACGATGAGATAAAAAGTAGAGACTAA
- a CDS encoding replicative DNA helicase — protein MAKQRVNEIEFTNLYDIDMERAILSSILQNNDILGEIFDIVKAKDFYLKGHSQIYDAMVACLNSDDPITMPFLKNRLGEKYDEELILDILGTNSLIDIQKYANELREKSIKRSLVKIAHNIPSKVNEDKPSRDMVDDLSQEFYSLIEGGSTGVIKEGKEIIMKMMDHINAQALLGEKDIVGLDTGFKKLNEMIKGFKNGDLIIVAARPGMGKTTLCLNFMSQVLKNNAGVVFFSLEMPAEQIMMRMLASKTSIPLQDIMTAKMDDEALARFSDACEEFAASKLFVHDSGYVNIHQVRTQMRKLKAMHPEISLCVIDYIGLMMSTNNYADRHVQIAEISRGLKLLARELDMPIIALSQLNRSLESRANKRPMLSDLRESGAIEQDADIILFVYRDEFYLEQEEKEKEKRASAEGKEYKSNHVFNKLQEKAEIIVGKNRNGETGSVDVLFQKQHSRFEDMSAMPVSDVSFEG, from the coding sequence GTGGCAAAGCAAAGAGTTAACGAGATAGAATTTACCAACCTTTACGACATTGATATGGAGCGAGCTATACTAAGCTCCATTTTGCAAAACAACGATATTTTAGGTGAAATTTTTGATATTGTTAAGGCAAAGGATTTTTATCTAAAAGGGCATTCGCAAATATACGATGCAATGGTAGCATGCCTAAATAGCGATGATCCTATAACTATGCCATTTTTAAAAAATAGACTTGGCGAAAAATACGACGAAGAGCTAATACTAGATATTTTGGGCACAAATTCCCTAATAGACATTCAAAAATACGCAAACGAACTAAGAGAAAAATCCATAAAAAGAAGTCTTGTAAAGATCGCTCACAATATACCAAGCAAAGTAAATGAAGACAAGCCAAGCCGCGATATGGTCGATGATCTTAGCCAGGAATTTTACTCTTTGATAGAAGGTGGAAGCACTGGAGTTATAAAAGAAGGCAAAGAGATCATCATGAAAATGATGGATCATATTAATGCTCAGGCCTTGCTTGGTGAAAAAGATATCGTTGGACTTGATACTGGATTTAAAAAGCTAAATGAGATGATAAAGGGCTTTAAAAATGGAGACCTCATCATCGTCGCAGCTCGTCCAGGCATGGGAAAAACGACACTTTGTTTAAATTTTATGAGTCAGGTTTTAAAAAATAATGCTGGAGTTGTTTTTTTCTCGCTCGAGATGCCAGCTGAGCAGATAATGATGAGAATGCTAGCAAGCAAGACCTCTATCCCACTTCAAGACATAATGACTGCAAAGATGGATGATGAAGCGTTGGCTAGATTTAGCGATGCTTGCGAGGAGTTTGCTGCTAGCAAGCTTTTTGTGCATGATAGTGGCTATGTAAATATCCATCAAGTAAGAACGCAAATGCGAAAACTAAAGGCTATGCATCCTGAAATTTCACTTTGTGTGATCGACTACATCGGTCTTATGATGAGTACAAATAACTACGCTGATCGTCACGTCCAAATAGCTGAAATTTCTCGTGGATTAAAGCTTTTGGCACGTGAGCTAGATATGCCAATCATCGCTCTTTCTCAGCTAAATAGAAGCCTTGAATCTCGCGCAAATAAACGCCCTATGCTAAGCGATCTAAGAGAGTCAGGCGCGATCGAGCAAGATGCTGACATCATTCTTTTTGTCTATAGAGATGAGTTTTATCTAGAACAAGAAGAAAAAGAGAAAGAAAAACGCGCAAGTGCCGAGGGCAAAGAGTACAAGAGCAATCACGTCTTTAATAAGCTTCAAGAAAAGGCTGAGATCATCGTTGGCAAAAATAGAAATGGCGAAACTGGTTCAGTTGATGTGCTCTTTCAAAAGCAACACTCAAGATTTGAAGATATGTCTGCAATGCCAGTATCTGATGTTTCATTTGAAGGCTGA